In Pelodiscus sinensis isolate JC-2024 chromosome 2, ASM4963464v1, whole genome shotgun sequence, the following proteins share a genomic window:
- the LOC142826897 gene encoding uncharacterized protein LOC142826897, with protein MAQAGPAWGTAPHACGKGGPCGRIDRAGLLPSCEDEADDWETDPDYINDAPGRGCWWGDGQGAGSQISTASIISDLSNSIRGCELNWPGMGKPGAPPALAYENGGLRHPPLAADSPRETLPRRPGPGRRAPPQQPYSSVYLHSSAGTGIERGSVFECNAAETLDTFFYEKLKACEEAPPAPGPARPDSGSYENEEPGPEAAASSEGPTGHQGGAPQDRGRRHRRSHPAQRGREVLQQLPRPGDVPSPSACTRSLGLGQPGAGPVAGLGCSSPCLDAGGPPQILPRCVIAHLQSCMACQQFNQSQQAWPGERATYENSWGPREEEGAPRRRARSALSSHRQLHQRLCQVQKWLEQSAPQEPLLCPGPEPLRAPSPAAPSWFYPCDSYRTLDRKEEGAWRRREGDGDLRSCKQPAEPQAAHGGRRGKSDAGNATHHQEPSAATVPRGVCSCLFCEPQQGSPGAAPGRRRGAHARTAQPGAAAQLQAESRVQRIVEAFERRSRREAKRAVQEQLLQAARQRELDARARAGATKGHRGARARQPQSGSRPPRSLSGERWREAPRPEALTKGRPQGSRQKGDVTKKKKRPSSVEKLGGHR; from the exons atggcccaggcagggccagcgtggggcacagccccccacGCCTGCGGGAAAGGAGGGCCCTGTGGCAGAATAGACCGAGCCGGGCTCCTCCCTTCCTGCGAGGATGAAGCGGACGACTGGGAGACCGACCCGGACTATATAAACGatgccccagggagaggctgttgGTGGGGGGATGGCCAGGGAGCCGGCTCCCAGATCTCAACCGCCTCCATCATCTCCG ATCTGTCCAACTCCATCCGGGGCTGTGAGCTGAACTGGCCTGGTATGGGGAAGCCAGGCGCGCCTCCTGCCCTCGCCTACGAGAACGGGGGGCTCCGGCACCCGCCCTTGGCTGCGGACAGCCCTCGCGAGACACTCCCAcggcgcccagggccgggccgcAGGGCCCCCCCGCAGCAGCCGTACTCCAGCGTCTACCTGCACTCCTCGGCGGGCACGGGCATCGAGCGGGGCTCCGTGTTCGAGTGCAACGCCGCCGAGACGCTCGACACCTTCTTCTACGAGAAGCTCAAGGCCTGCGAAGaggcccccccagcgcccggccccgcccgcccggacTCCGGCTCCTACGAGAACGAGGAGCCAGGCCCGGAGGCCGCCGCAAGCAGCGAGGGGCCGACGGGGCACCAGGGAGGGGCCCCGCAGGACCGGGGCAGGAGGCACAGACGGAGTCACCCcgcacagaggggcagggaagtTCTCCAGCAGCTGCCCAGACCGGGCGATGTTcccagcccctcagcctgcactCGGAGCCTGGGGCTGGGCCAGCCTGGGGCCGGGCCCGtcgcagggctggggtgcagctcACCCTGCCTGGACGCCGGGGGGCCGCCCCAGATCCTGCCCCGCTGCGTAATCGCTCATCTGCAGAGCTGCATGGCCTGCCAGCAGTTCAACCAgagtcagcaggcctggcctggggagAGAGCCACCTACGAGAACAGCTGGGGCCCGCGGGAGGAGGAGGGCGCCCCTCGCCGGAGGGCCCGCTCAGCGCTGTCCTCCCACAGGCAGCTCCACCAGAGGCTCTGCCAGGTCCAGAAATGGCTGGAGCAATCTGCCCCCCAGGAGCCTTTGCTTTGCCCGGGGCCAGAGCCCCTCAGGgcccccagcccggctgccccCAGCTGGTTCTACCCCTGCGACAGCTACAGGACCTTGGACAGGAAAGAGGagggggcctggagaaggcgggagGGGGACGGGGACCTGCGGAGCTGCAAGCAGCCGGCGGAGCCCCAAGCAGCCCACGGCGGCAGGAGGGGGAAGTCGGACGCAGGAAACGCCACGCACCACCAG GAGCCGAGCGCGGCGACCGTCCCGCGGGGCGtctgctcctgcctcttctgCGAGCCCCAGCAAGGCAGCCCCGGGGCAGCCCCAGGCCGGCGGAGAGGGGCCCACGCCCGCACAGCCCAGCCCGGTGCCGCGGCCCAGCTGCAGGCCGAGAGCCGCGTGCAGAGGATAGTGGAGGCCTTCGAGAGACGGTCCCGCCGGGAGGCCAAGAGAGCCGTCCAGGAGCAGCTGTTGCAGGCAGCCCGGCAGAGGGAGCTGGACGCACGAGCCAGGGCGGGGGCCACAAAGGGGCACCGGGGGGCCCGGGCTCGGCAGCCTCAGAGCGGTTCCAGGCCACCCCGCTCGCTCTCCGGGGAGCGCTGGCGAGAGGCCCCCCGGCCAGAGGCTCTGACCAAGGGGAGGCCCCAGGGCTCCCGGCAGAAGGGAGACGTCaccaagaagaagaagaggccAAGCTCTGTGGAGAAACTCGGCGGCCATCGCTAG